From one Brachypodium distachyon strain Bd21 chromosome 4, Brachypodium_distachyon_v3.0, whole genome shotgun sequence genomic stretch:
- the LOC100824233 gene encoding sufE-like protein 1, chloroplastic/mitochondrial: MASAAATSTPLRLVSSARLSKPLLSKPHLLTVSSPVSFQRLTARSSASPTPSTSPSTSGSVDPAQLPPALRDIIALFQSVPDERTRYKQLLAYAARLPPMDPTLKTDANRVRGCVSQVWVHAAPEVDAPGCVRFQADSDAQLTKGLAALLVLGLSGAPARDVAMVPVEFIEMIGIRQSLSPSRNSGLLNMINLMKLKALEIAAGGDAAGKEGTGGQEIHQVVAQLRAVEKEEPQFSAFGAQEHETSQTERPEEEQFPDEPSAVVHGNGSLGMGRKERIRESLETGLSPVELEIEDISHLHKGHAGVAGSSGETHFNVRVVSKEFEGKSMLKRHRAVYDLLQDELKSGLHALSIHAKTPSEV; this comes from the coding sequence ATGGCGTCCGcggccgccacctccacccccCTCCGTCTCGTTTCCTCCGCACGCCTTTCCAAGCCCCTCCTATCCAAGCCCCACCTCCTCACCGTCTCCTCCCCCGTCTCCTTCCAGCGCCTCACCGCCAggtcctccgcctccccgacccCCTCCACCTCCCCTTCCACCTCCGGCTCCGTCGACCCGGCGCAGCTTCCCCCTGCGCTCCGGGACATCATCGCGCTCTTCCAGTCCGTGCCTGATGAGCGCACCCGCTACAAGCAGCTCCTCGCCTACGCCGCCCGGCTGCCGCCCATGGACCCGACGCTCAAAACCGACGCCAACCGCGTTAGGGGTTGCGTCTCCCAGGTCTGGGTACACGCCGCGCCGGAGGTGGACGCGCCGGGCTGCGTCAGGTTCCAGGCCGACTCGGACGCGCAGCTCACCAAGGGCCTCGCGGCGTTGCTGGTGCTCGGGCTCTCAGGCGCGCCCGCCAGGGACGTGGCGATGGTGCCGGTGGAATTCATCGAGATGATTGGGATCAGGCAGAGCCTCTCACCGTCCAGGAACAGCGGACTGCTCAATATGATTAATCTCATGAAGCTCAAGGCACTGGAAATTGCTGCAGGTGGTGACGCAGCGGGCAAGGAGGGGACTGGCGGCCAAGAAATCCATCAGGTGGTTGCTCAACTGCGTgccgtggagaaggaagagCCTCAATTTTCGGCTTTTGGTGCACAAGAACACGAGACTTCACAGACGGAAAGGCCTGAGGAGGAACAATTTCCAGACGAACCATCTGCTGTGGTACATGGAAATGGCAGCCTTGGGATGGGGAGGAAGGAAAGGATAAGGGAGAGTTTGGAGACCGGGCTTTCACCTGTGGAACTCGAGATTGAGGACATTTCACATCTCCACAAGGGGCATGCTGGGGTGGCAGGTAGCAGTGGAGAGACACATTTCAATGTGCGGGTGGTGTCCAAGGAGTTTGAGGGGAAGAGCATGCTCAAGAGACACAG